Genomic DNA from Synechococcus sp. WH 8016:
ATGCGGGCATGGTTGCGGCCATCAACCGAGCGCAACTTGGGCTTGTGGATGGAGGCTCGGACGACGGGTCGCCTGCGTCTGAGCCGATCGGCGATGAAGCAAGGGCAGAGCCGCTCTGGCAGAGACCGTGCTCAGAAGCTCAAGCGATGGCCTTGAGGAAGCAATTGCTGCATGCCTTTAACCACGGTCATCCGGATGAGCGCTTGCGGGCCATTCAAATCGCCTGTGAATGGGGGCATCGCTCTACCGTGCCCCTGCTCAGGAGGGGACTGCGAGATGTGGACGCTCGCATCGTGCAGCTATCAGCTGCCGCGATCGAACCTCATCGTGGCGGCCCTGCCCCTGCTCCTGCTCAATCTGTACGGCCCCCGCGCAACGTGGCGCGGATGCGATAAATCGGTCTCCCTTGGCTTTCGTGATAGGTGCGAATGAGCAGCTCTGCCAACAGTCCAAAGCAGAACAATTGAATGCCTGCCAACCCCAAAACCACCGCCAGCGTCAGCAGGGGGCGGTTGCCAATATCTGCTCCTTGAAGCTTGATCAGCAAGAGGTAGCTGCTGGAAATCACGCTCAACGCAATCGCAATCAATCCGGCGAATCCGAACACGTACATCGGACGCGTGAGGAATCGCTTCATAAACCACACGGTGAGGAGGTCCATGAGCACCCGGAAGGTGCGATCAATGCCGTATTTGCTGCTGCCGTACTGCCTTGCCCGGTGATTCACTTTCACCTCGGTGATCCGTGCGCCTTCGATGAAAGCCAATGCGGGCAGGAAGCGATGAAGCTCTCCATACAGGCGCATGTCCGAGAGAACGGCCCGGTCGTAGGCCTTCAGTGAGCAGCCGTAGTCATGGAGCTTCACGCCTGTGACCCTGCCGATCAGTCGGTTGGCGATGCGCGAGGGCAACTTGCGCTGGAGTTCGGCATCCTGGCGTTGGTGACGCCAGCCGCTCACGAGGTCATACCCCTCCCGTAGCTTCGCCAGGAGCAAGGGTATGTCGGCTGGATCATTCTGTAAGTCGCCGTCCAAGCTGACGATGACCCGGCCACGGGCCACGTCAAAACCAGCGGCCATCGCAGCGGTTTGACCGTAGTTTTTGCGCAGGAGCACGCCAACGAGCTCTGGAACCTCCTGACTCACCTGCGCGAGCACGGCTGCGGTCTGATCAGACGACCCATCATTCACGAGAACCAGCTCGAAGCGCTCGCCTGTGGGCCGCAGGGATGCGAGAAGTTGCTCGACAAGTTCGGGCAGGCTCTCCTCTTCGTTGTAGAGCGGCACCACTACGGATATGTCGAGACTGCTCTCCCCGTTTGCGGATGCGTTTGAGGGTGCTGCTGGGCTCAGAGACATCCAGATGTGGAGCGATGCGAGCAACTTAATCCGGCATCGAGGGATCTCTTCAAGGAAGCGTGGAGCCGTCATGGCAGCGCGTCACCCTGCCGGCTCCGCGAAGTTCGGATCGGTAGTGGCAGGCCACGGGGTGTTGGTCCGAGGGGTGGATGCTGTCGATGCCAATCCCGTTGCGCCCATGCTCCTGCCCCGAACTATGCATGTAGCGACCTTGTCCGAGGTGGATGGCCACATGGGTGCAACGCTGTGCCGTGCCAAAAAACAACAAATCTCCAGGGCGCAGCAGTTGATCATTCCCGGGGCGGACCGCCACGGGGCTGCAGAACCTTTCCTGTTGGTAAGCATCCCGAGGTAACCAGAGGCTTTGGCTGGCAAAGGCGGTTTGCACAAGGCCTGAACAGTCGAGATCAGGACCGATCGTCCCCCCCCATAAATAGTGATTGGGGATCTGAGCAGCGTCCTTCAGCCAACGAAGCACGAATGGAAGACGCTTTTGGATGCTCTCTGCATCGAGGAGCCGAGGACGCCAGTTGCTGCGCGCTATGGCCTGACCCTTGAGGTCATCGATGGCCATCCAACAGGGGTACCCATCCTCAAGCAAAGCTGTTTTGACGCGATGGGCGCTCGCAGGCGGATC
This window encodes:
- a CDS encoding glycosyltransferase family 2 protein; amino-acid sequence: MSLSPAAPSNASANGESSLDISVVVPLYNEEESLPELVEQLLASLRPTGERFELVLVNDGSSDQTAAVLAQVSQEVPELVGVLLRKNYGQTAAMAAGFDVARGRVIVSLDGDLQNDPADIPLLLAKLREGYDLVSGWRHQRQDAELQRKLPSRIANRLIGRVTGVKLHDYGCSLKAYDRAVLSDMRLYGELHRFLPALAFIEGARITEVKVNHRARQYGSSKYGIDRTFRVLMDLLTVWFMKRFLTRPMYVFGFAGLIAIALSVISSSYLLLIKLQGADIGNRPLLTLAVVLGLAGIQLFCFGLLAELLIRTYHESQGRPIYRIRATLRGGRTD
- a CDS encoding C40 family peptidase codes for the protein MPTLGTALTPEQLSKGSCWTLNVDIQGYARSHGSGLATQACAGRGFRVLADPPASAHRVKTALLEDGYPCWMAIDDLKGQAIARSNWRPRLLDAESIQKRLPFVLRWLKDAAQIPNHYLWGGTIGPDLDCSGLVQTAFASQSLWLPRDAYQQERFCSPVAVRPGNDQLLRPGDLLFFGTAQRCTHVAIHLGQGRYMHSSGQEHGRNGIGIDSIHPSDQHPVACHYRSELRGAGRVTRCHDGSTLP